A segment of the Candidatus Poribacteria bacterium genome:
CCTCATGGAATAACGGCAACGTAAACCTGTGAATGCCCGGAAACGTCTGAGGTATACACAACAGCCGTTTCATCTGGACTAAAGGAGGGATGTGGATGCGTCCATTGCGGTCCGTAGACCGTGTCTACCTTCATCTCCATCCAACTGAGTGCCTGCTCTCTATCGCCTGATTGCTGTGCGGCTGCCCAATCCTCGGCGAGTGCATACCGGTCGGTTTTCCACTGGCTCCCGCTGGATGAACTTTGCGGATAACAGATCGGCGTGTGTTCGCCTGTTTTCACATCAACGAGCCTTAAACCGATGTCAGGATGGACAGTGTCACATAGGACTTTTGTCCCGTCGCGATTGCTGGCGATGTGCCAGGCGTTGAAATCGGCGATTGTCTGCATCTGCAGCGTTTCCAGAGACATTCGCCGAAGCGCGTAGGGCCAATGCGTCACGATCAGTTCGTCCAACGCACCGAGGAAGGTTTCGTGGACAAGGAACTCGTTATTGTCGTGCTGATAAAGCGACTGGTTTTCTGTGCCGTCCCGTTTGAGAGTCCACATCCGAGGTGCCGGATCCCCGGAATACGCGATGAGGTCAGGATGTTTCGGATGAAATTGTGGATGGATAATCGTCTGATCTGGAGAGGTGTAGATGACCTCACCACCACTTCCATCGGTAGCGGTTACGGTGATGTGCGATTTGTCGTCGCGCTTCATCGCCGTTACGATGAATTGTTCATCTGCACTGACGCTGCATTCACCGAGGCTCCCACCCGGAAACTCTGCCAGCACACGTTCCTCAAGGGTATCAAGATGGATTGCTTTTATAGCGTCTGCTTGGGTGTAAAAGAGCTCAGTCCCGTCTTTAGAGATCACACCGGAGTAGCCGTGAATCTCGTCGGCATCGGTCAACTGGACGATGTCGCCATTGGGGAATTGTAGTTTGAAGAAATTCGGTTTTCCTGAACGGTAGGAGGTAAAGATAAGATGTCCTTGGTCGGGGGTGAACGAAGATGTCAGGAAGTAGAGGTTGTGGTTGATAGAGGTATCGTTTGTGAGTTGATAGATGTGCGCGCCCGTTTGGCTATCTTGCCATTCGCGGAGTTCTGAAGGATGAACGGACGCTTTGGCGTAGTTTGGCATAGTGTGCTCCTCGTGAGTCTGTTCATGAAATAATTTCTACAGATTGAACAGATGGTTTATTAGCTGCGTGCCTTCGCGAAAATCGGAGATGATGATGTCGGCTCCGGCGCGAATAAGACGTTCCCGTTTATCGGCGTTCATATTGTATATATTGCCCTCTACAGACGCAACCCCAACAGCGAGTGCTCCGACTTCTTTGGCGTTTTCGATTTCTACGTAGCCGTCCCCAACGATTAATAATTCGCTTCCGCTGAGGTTGAAATCCGTGATGATTTTCTGGATGACCATGGCTTTGGAAAACTTCTGGTATTCCCGCAATGCCCCGAAAATCCCACCGTCAAAGTATTCCGCAACACCGAGAAGTGATGCCTCATTTTTGACGAATTCGACATCTGTTCCACTGGCGAGATAGCAGCTGATCCCCATCTCACGCAGGCTTTGGAGGAATTCGAGCGACATCGGCACGCGAAGCGGATCGGCTGACAGTGTTCCCGCGGCGAGTCCCGCAATCCGTTCCTCAACGACAGGCAACAATCGACGGTTATATTCGTCTTTATAGGCGAGTGGATCCTTTGGTGTCCCACCACGTTTCTCGATTTCTTCGCTTAACTGGATCATTTGATAAATGGTCTGTTTACCGGTCAGTCTATCCACAAATTCAACGACGGTTGCTTCGAGCTGTTCTTGCGTCTCGGTGGTATGCGTTTCGGTCTGGAGATATTCAATCATCATTGGAACCATCACATTCTGCCAACCGTCTCGAATGAGGGAGATTGTTCCGTCAAAATCGAAGACGACGTGACAAATGTTTCCGACCTGGATTTCACGATGGATCTCAATGGCGGTGTTATCCAAAAAAGTGTTTTGCATGGGTATAGGTTTTACAGTTATCGGTTGTCAAAAAATATTGATTCTGCTTTTTTCCAATAGTATAATAGCGTTCAGAGCATTAAGCAAGGATTTTCCTTCTTTTAATTTTCCTCAGACAAAATAGGATAAATGGACGAAAAAGACATACTCAAAAAAATCCAACGCATTGAAATATTTACCAATCGGCTTGTTAACACTGTCTTTGCTGGAGAGTATGAAAGCGTCTTCAAAGGACAAGGGATTACCTTCGATGAGGTTCGCGAGTATCAGGTAGGCGATGAAATCCGCACAATCGATTGGAACGTCACGGCACGCATGGGCCAGGCTTACATCAAAAAGTACGTGGAAGAGCGTGAACTTGTCATGATGTTGGTTGTGGATATGAGTGCCTCGACCAGTTTCGGGAGTATCACAGAAACGAAGGCAGAAATTGCTGCCGAGATTGCAGCACTCCTCGCCTTTTCTGCGATAAAAAACAACGACAAAGTTGGACTTATCTGTTTTACGGACACCGTTGAGCATTTCGTCGCGCCCCGTAAGGGAAAAAGGCACGTCCTACGCGTCGTTCGGGATATTCTCCATTTTCAACCGAAGCAGTCCGGGACGAACATTGAAACGGCGTTAGCGTTCGCCGATCGGGTACTCAAGCCGCACAGCGTTGTGTTTCTCATCTCAGACTTCAAGGATTCGGGGTATGAAAAGCAGTTACGCCTGAGCAGTAAACAGCATTCGCTTATCGCTATTACCTTACAGGACAGGCGCGAGGTAGAATTGCCAAATGTTGGACTCATAGAACTGGAAGACGCGGAGAGCGGAGAGCGAGTCATTGTTGATACACGCTCCGAGACAGCCCGGGACCGCTATACGGAACTGAATCGGCGTGCCGATGCGGAACGCCGACACGTTTTTCGGGTAAATCAAGTGGATTCGATTCACATCAGAACGGACGAATCGTATGTGAAACCGCTTATCCAATTTTTCCGCCAACGTGCCGCCCGACGTCTTTAACTGTGATTTACTGATTATCCCTGCTACCGATTGCTTAGAATTCTATCCAAAAGATAGTAGTGACGGCGAGAATTTGTAGGCTTATGAGCAGATTAGAGGTAAAGAATTTAACACAAACCTTTGATCAGAAAAACACCTCATTGCGGGTTCTGGACGGCCTGAATCTCTCTGTTGATGATGGGGAGTTTGTCGCCCTGCTGGGTCCTTCTGGTTGTGGCAAAAGCACGCTTTTTAATATCATCTCTGGACTTCTCGTTCCAGATACTGGCGGAATTTACCTCAACGGCGAGCGTATCTATGGTAATACCGGAGATTTCGCCTACATGCAGCAGAAAGACCTCCTTTTACCGTGGCGGACAGTCATTAGGAACGTCCTCGTCGGACCAGAAATTCATAATGAACCGCTTGACACCGCGAAGATAGAGGCACAACAGCGTTTAGCACAACTCGGATTGAGCGGATTCGAAAATAGTTACCCGATGCAGCTTTCAGGGGGGATGCGGCAACGCGTTGCACTCGTCCGGACGCTTATGTTTCGAAAGAGAATCCTGCTTTTGGATGAACCTTTCGGAGCACTGGATGCGATGACCCGAACCGTCATGCAGTCTATT
Coding sequences within it:
- a CDS encoding HAD family hydrolase — translated: MQNTFLDNTAIEIHREIQVGNICHVVFDFDGTISLIRDGWQNVMVPMMIEYLQTETHTTETQEQLEATVVEFVDRLTGKQTIYQMIQLSEEIEKRGGTPKDPLAYKDEYNRRLLPVVEERIAGLAAGTLSADPLRVPMSLEFLQSLREMGISCYLASGTDVEFVKNEASLLGVAEYFDGGIFGALREYQKFSKAMVIQKIITDFNLSGSELLIVGDGYVEIENAKEVGALAVGVASVEGNIYNMNADKRERLIRAGADIIISDFREGTQLINHLFNL
- a CDS encoding DUF58 domain-containing protein, whose protein sequence is MDEKDILKKIQRIEIFTNRLVNTVFAGEYESVFKGQGITFDEVREYQVGDEIRTIDWNVTARMGQAYIKKYVEERELVMMLVVDMSASTSFGSITETKAEIAAEIAALLAFSAIKNNDKVGLICFTDTVEHFVAPRKGKRHVLRVVRDILHFQPKQSGTNIETALAFADRVLKPHSVVFLISDFKDSGYEKQLRLSSKQHSLIAITLQDRREVELPNVGLIELEDAESGERVIVDTRSETARDRYTELNRRADAERRHVFRVNQVDSIHIRTDESYVKPLIQFFRQRAARRL
- a CDS encoding ABC transporter ATP-binding protein: MSRLEVKNLTQTFDQKNTSLRVLDGLNLSVDDGEFVALLGPSGCGKSTLFNIISGLLVPDTGGIYLNGERIYGNTGDFAYMQQKDLLLPWRTVIRNVLVGPEIHNEPLDTAKIEAQQRLAQLGLSGFENSYPMQLSGGMRQRVALVRTLMFRKRILLLDEPFGALDAMTRTVMQSILLDIWAEDKQTVLLITHDVEEALLLADKIYVLTARPATQKAEILVPLRRPRNITDVSLIRLKKELLAVLQVEMSTVFDAG